One Fundulus heteroclitus isolate FHET01 chromosome 1, MU-UCD_Fhet_4.1, whole genome shotgun sequence genomic window carries:
- the tcea2 gene encoding transcription elongation factor A protein 2 isoform X1 → MAKTQEVERIAKKLDKMVHKKNTDGALDLLRELKNMKMSLETLQSTRVGMSVNAVRKQSSDEEVQTLAKTLIKSWKKLLDGAEGKSDEKKKEESSPVRPSSTSKDSGAAEKSSEKSVEIPTTPTTPTAPHRFTTFPPAPVTTDNVRTKSRELLVAALQTGDDFRAIGVDCEHLAAQIEDRIFQEFKSTDMKYKARLRSRISNLKDQKNPELRRNVLCGNISPERIASMSAEEMASAELKQIREALTKESIREHQLSKVGGTETDMFICSKCHSKNCTYTQVQIRSADEPMTTFVLCNGCGNRWKFC, encoded by the exons ATGGCCAAAACGCAGGAGGTGGAGCGCATCGCCAAAAAGCTGGATAAAATGGTGCACAAGAAAAACACG GACGGCGCCCTTGACTTGCTGAGGGAACTGAAGAACATGAAGATGTCTTTGGAGACACTGCAG TCAACCAGAGTTGGGATGTCAGTGAATGCAGTGAGGAAACAGAGTTCAGATGAGGAAGTTCAGACTCTGGCCAAAACTCTCATCAAGTCCTGGAAAAAACTCCTGG ATGGCGCAGAAGGGAAGTCTGacgagaagaagaaggaggaaagCTCTCCTGTAAGGCCATCTTCTACCTCCAAGGACTCTGGCGCCGCTGAGAAAAG CAGTGAGAAGTCTGTGGAGATCCCAACCACTCCCACCACGCCTACCGCACCACATCGATTCACCACTTTCCCCCCCGCCCCCGTGACTACCGACAACGTGCGGACCAAGAGTCGGGAGCTGCTGGTGGCTGCTTTGCAGACTGGTG ATGACTTTAGAGCCATTGGAGTTGACTGTGAGCACCTTGCAGCACAAATTGAGGATC GGATATTTCAGGAGTTCAAGTCGACGGATATGAAGTATAAAGCGCGTCTGCGAAGCCGCATCTCCAACCTGAAGGACCAAAAGAACCCGGAGCTGAGGCGCAACGTCCTGTGTGGGAACATCTCGCCTGAACGCATTGCCTCCATGAGTGCCGAG GAGATGGCGAGTGCAGAGCTGAAGCAGATCAGAGAGGCTCTGACTAAAGAGTCCATCAGGGAACATCAGCTGTCGAAGGTCGGAGGAACTGAGACGGACATGTTCATCTGCAGCAAGTGTCACAGCAAGAACTGCACCTACACACAG GTGCAGATCCGCAGCGCCGACGAGCCCATGACCACCTTCGTTCTGTGCAACGGCTGCGGCAACCGATGGAAG ttctgctga
- the tcea2 gene encoding transcription elongation factor A protein 2 isoform X2, protein MAKTQEVERIAKKLDKMVHKKNTDGALDLLRELKNMKMSLETLQSTRVGMSVNAVRKQSSDEEVQTLAKTLIKSWKKLLDGAEGKSDEKKKEESSPVRPSSTSKDSGAAEKSSEKSVEIPTTPTTPTAPHRFTTFPPAPVTTDNVRTKSRELLVAALQTGDDFRAIGVDCEHLAAQIEDRIFQEFKSTDMKYKARLRSRISNLKDQKNPELRRNVLCGNISPERIASMSAEEMASAELKQIREALTKESIREHQLSKVGGTETDMFICSKCHSKNCTYTQVQIRSADEPMTTFVLCNGCGNRWKISPAASCSQSGAGVQVGIRQWRGLR, encoded by the exons ATGGCCAAAACGCAGGAGGTGGAGCGCATCGCCAAAAAGCTGGATAAAATGGTGCACAAGAAAAACACG GACGGCGCCCTTGACTTGCTGAGGGAACTGAAGAACATGAAGATGTCTTTGGAGACACTGCAG TCAACCAGAGTTGGGATGTCAGTGAATGCAGTGAGGAAACAGAGTTCAGATGAGGAAGTTCAGACTCTGGCCAAAACTCTCATCAAGTCCTGGAAAAAACTCCTGG ATGGCGCAGAAGGGAAGTCTGacgagaagaagaaggaggaaagCTCTCCTGTAAGGCCATCTTCTACCTCCAAGGACTCTGGCGCCGCTGAGAAAAG CAGTGAGAAGTCTGTGGAGATCCCAACCACTCCCACCACGCCTACCGCACCACATCGATTCACCACTTTCCCCCCCGCCCCCGTGACTACCGACAACGTGCGGACCAAGAGTCGGGAGCTGCTGGTGGCTGCTTTGCAGACTGGTG ATGACTTTAGAGCCATTGGAGTTGACTGTGAGCACCTTGCAGCACAAATTGAGGATC GGATATTTCAGGAGTTCAAGTCGACGGATATGAAGTATAAAGCGCGTCTGCGAAGCCGCATCTCCAACCTGAAGGACCAAAAGAACCCGGAGCTGAGGCGCAACGTCCTGTGTGGGAACATCTCGCCTGAACGCATTGCCTCCATGAGTGCCGAG GAGATGGCGAGTGCAGAGCTGAAGCAGATCAGAGAGGCTCTGACTAAAGAGTCCATCAGGGAACATCAGCTGTCGAAGGTCGGAGGAACTGAGACGGACATGTTCATCTGCAGCAAGTGTCACAGCAAGAACTGCACCTACACACAG GTGCAGATCCGCAGCGCCGACGAGCCCATGACCACCTTCGTTCTGTGCAACGGCTGCGGCAACCGATGGAAG ATCAGCCCTGCGGCCtcctgcagccaatcaggggCAGGCGTCCAAGTGGGCATCAGACAGTGGCGTGGTCTAAGGTGA